The Exiguobacterium aurantiacum DSM 6208 genome includes a window with the following:
- a CDS encoding C39 family peptidase produces MEEHFAGQLETAKKGYAGIVNPQVYVDDRYHGHWTVKEEKRIDGVPALLQRTFNGGKNNCTLTSITAIFRYYRDHGYPNIPEDVFVIQQDARDIAVGHQFKDEKGTPPTRIGTIVTKLWERYGYTGRGSSRYLWKWSTFERELLANRPFILNMANGFYKNHSVTGIGYIIYKKPGYADVVLLEVLDNRSEDIRYIDFNEFNFWGSITRVHPPAK; encoded by the coding sequence GTGGAAGAGCACTTTGCCGGACAATTGGAAACCGCAAAGAAAGGCTATGCAGGCATCGTTAACCCACAAGTTTATGTAGATGACCGTTATCACGGCCATTGGACCGTGAAAGAAGAGAAACGAATCGATGGGGTACCGGCTCTGTTGCAACGCACGTTCAACGGCGGTAAAAATAACTGCACCCTTACCTCGATCACGGCAATCTTCCGCTATTACCGGGACCACGGTTATCCCAACATCCCCGAGGACGTGTTCGTGATCCAACAAGATGCCCGCGACATCGCCGTCGGACATCAGTTCAAAGACGAGAAAGGTACACCGCCAACGCGTATCGGTACGATCGTGACGAAACTGTGGGAACGATACGGCTACACCGGGCGGGGCAGTTCCCGCTATTTATGGAAATGGTCGACGTTCGAGCGCGAGCTCCTCGCCAATCGTCCGTTCATCTTGAACATGGCGAACGGGTTCTATAAAAATCATTCGGTCACAGGGATCGGCTATATCATCTATAAAAAGCCCGGCTACGCTGACGTCGTCTTGCTCGAGGTGCTCGACAACCGATCCGAAGATATCCGTTACATCGATTTCAACGAGTTCAACTTTTGGGGCAGCATCACGCGCGTCCACCCGCCCGCTAAATGA
- the rluF gene encoding 23S rRNA pseudouridine(2604) synthase RluF, which translates to MRINKFISESGKASRRQADRLVEEGRVTINGKKAKIGDQVKPGDEVLVNGSVARVARNNVYIAVHKPVGITSTTEKKVKGNLVDLVNHPLRIFNIGRLDKDSEGLILMTNDGDIVNEILRAEGEHEKEYIVSVDKPITPEFVEQMEAGVKILGQKTLPCKVHQLSKFDFNITLTQGLNRQIRRMCEELGYEVYRLQRVRVMNITLGKLPPGQWRDLSKKEREQLFRELNYEPKEWY; encoded by the coding sequence ATGCGTATCAATAAATTCATCAGTGAATCCGGCAAGGCGTCCCGTCGCCAAGCCGACCGTCTCGTCGAAGAGGGACGCGTCACCATCAACGGAAAGAAAGCGAAAATCGGCGACCAAGTGAAGCCCGGGGATGAAGTGCTCGTCAACGGATCGGTCGCCCGTGTCGCCCGCAACAACGTCTATATCGCCGTCCATAAGCCGGTCGGCATCACGAGCACGACCGAGAAGAAAGTAAAAGGGAACTTGGTCGACCTCGTCAACCACCCGCTCCGCATCTTCAACATCGGTCGCCTCGATAAAGATTCGGAAGGGCTTATCTTGATGACGAACGACGGGGATATCGTCAATGAGATCCTTCGCGCAGAGGGCGAGCATGAGAAAGAGTATATCGTCTCGGTCGACAAACCGATCACACCGGAATTCGTCGAGCAGATGGAAGCCGGCGTCAAAATCCTCGGCCAGAAGACGTTGCCGTGTAAAGTGCACCAACTGTCGAAGTTCGACTTCAACATCACGCTCACGCAAGGACTGAACCGCCAAATCCGCCGCATGTGTGAAGAGCTCGGCTACGAGGTGTATCGCCTTCAACGTGTCCGTGTCATGAACATCACGCTCGGCAAACTCCCGCCCGGACAGTGGCGCGATCTCTCGAAGAAAGAGCGCGAGCAGTTGTTCCGCGAATTGAATTACGAACCGAAAGAATGGTACTAA
- a CDS encoding immunity protein Imm33 domain-containing protein, with amino-acid sequence MNWYLDDVREMHEAAPYTFYIPSEEVLRQLKVGDFVKLIFTNEEASSDGYRGERMWVKITAIHGNQFEGVLDNEPYYLPIEVGTELSFGMEHICQTEYDEPDGDKWDYYTDTFVIISADVLEREEFHFMLRDEPDEEGDPEWSFLSGYEDDAYLSDTENFLIVSIGVVLNMDDSILPILQQPPLCAYERDEEGTFQEIQDYDWDGYLNG; translated from the coding sequence ATGAATTGGTATTTAGATGACGTGCGCGAGATGCACGAGGCTGCACCGTATACGTTTTACATCCCGAGCGAAGAAGTGCTCCGTCAATTGAAAGTCGGTGACTTCGTAAAATTGATTTTCACGAACGAAGAGGCTTCGTCTGATGGCTATCGGGGTGAACGGATGTGGGTGAAAATCACAGCCATTCATGGCAATCAGTTTGAGGGTGTGCTCGACAATGAGCCATATTACTTACCAATCGAAGTCGGCACAGAACTTTCATTCGGGATGGAGCACATTTGTCAGACCGAGTATGATGAGCCAGACGGGGATAAATGGGATTATTATACGGATACGTTCGTGATTATCAGTGCGGACGTGTTGGAACGAGAAGAGTTTCATTTCATGTTGCGGGACGAGCCTGACGAGGAAGGGGATCCAGAATGGTCTTTCTTGAGCGGGTATGAGGATGATGCATATTTAAGTGATACCGAGAATTTTCTCATCGTGTCGATTGGAGTCGTGTTGAATATGGATGACTCCATCCTACCAATTCTCCAACAACCCCCGCTTTGTGCATACGAACGGGATGAGGAAGGAACGTTTCAAGAAATCCAAGACTACGATTGGGATGGCTATTTGAACGGCTAA
- a CDS encoding SDR family NAD(P)-dependent oxidoreductase codes for MRLRGKVAVITGAGSGMGESTAKLFAKEGATVVATDINLEAVQTVVEAIRAADGEALAIQHDVTSRTDWENVYDEVQATCGKLDILVNNAGISLAKPFLEQTEEDWARTYRINIDGVMLGTQYAIPLMEANGGGSIVNISSISALTGMAGAGAYTASKGAVRSLTKAAAVDYGKQNIRANSVHPGYIVTPMSAPHMEHPDYKQHFLNQIALPHLGQADEVAAAVLFLASDEANHITGIELPVDGGVTAK; via the coding sequence ATGCGTTTACGAGGGAAAGTTGCGGTCATCACAGGGGCAGGTAGCGGTATGGGCGAATCGACGGCCAAGCTGTTCGCGAAAGAAGGGGCAACGGTCGTCGCGACTGATATCAATCTAGAGGCAGTGCAAACTGTCGTCGAGGCGATTCGGGCAGCTGACGGGGAGGCACTGGCGATTCAACACGACGTGACGTCACGTACGGATTGGGAGAACGTCTATGACGAAGTACAGGCGACATGCGGGAAGCTCGATATCCTCGTTAATAACGCCGGCATTTCCCTCGCGAAACCGTTCTTGGAACAGACGGAGGAAGACTGGGCCCGGACGTACCGGATCAACATCGATGGTGTCATGCTCGGGACGCAATATGCCATCCCGCTCATGGAAGCGAACGGTGGCGGCTCGATTGTCAACATCTCATCGATTTCGGCGCTCACAGGCATGGCCGGTGCGGGTGCCTATACGGCTTCAAAAGGCGCGGTTCGTTCTCTCACGAAAGCAGCGGCCGTGGATTATGGGAAGCAAAACATTCGGGCGAACTCGGTGCACCCGGGCTATATCGTGACGCCGATGAGCGCACCGCACATGGAGCATCCGGATTATAAACAACATTTCTTGAATCAAATCGCTTTGCCGCATCTCGGTCAGGCCGATGAAGTGGCGGCAGCCGTTCTCTTCCTCGCGTCAGACGAGGCGAACCATATCACCGGCATCGAACTTCCGGTCGACGGGGGCGTCACGGCGAAATAA
- a CDS encoding TetR/AcrR family transcriptional regulator, whose amino-acid sequence MNKRQQNKEERLNRIIEQAELLFLKDGFERVQMQDIADAAEIGVATLFRYFPKKDQLIVAAAVRNLAPTLETFKKLTTTPGDAYTRLEAILDYLLEQQMKQTNHSRFREAFESYASFVTSPLPDIDDYIELQREIMKTLEPLIEDGKTDGSLRGNLDVKATVVTIINAFGTFGNNIILKSHISYLKEDIEPFIQQRVLKEMLLAYVRP is encoded by the coding sequence ATGAACAAACGACAACAAAACAAAGAAGAACGATTGAATCGTATCATCGAGCAAGCCGAACTCCTATTTTTAAAGGACGGTTTTGAACGGGTGCAAATGCAGGATATCGCCGATGCGGCCGAAATCGGCGTCGCGACGCTGTTCCGCTACTTCCCTAAGAAAGACCAACTGATCGTCGCTGCGGCTGTACGCAACTTGGCCCCGACACTTGAAACATTCAAAAAATTGACGACGACACCTGGCGACGCCTACACACGACTCGAGGCAATCCTTGATTACTTGCTCGAGCAACAGATGAAACAGACGAACCATTCCCGCTTCCGTGAGGCGTTCGAAAGCTATGCCTCGTTCGTCACGAGTCCGTTACCGGACATCGACGACTATATAGAATTGCAACGTGAGATCATGAAGACGCTCGAACCGCTCATCGAAGACGGCAAGACGGACGGGTCGCTTCGAGGCAACCTCGACGTGAAAGCGACTGTCGTCACGATCATCAACGCGTTCGGGACGTTTGGCAACAATATCATCTTAAAGTCGCACATCAGCTACTTAAAAGAGGACATCGAACCGTTCATCCAGCAGCGGGTGTTAAAAGAGATGCTCCTCGCTTATGTACGGCCATAA
- the gloA2 gene encoding SMU1112c/YaeR family gloxylase I-like metalloprotein: MKLHTIHHVAIIATNYEQAKRFYVDILGFDVIREHHRPDKGDHKIDLHLGANELELFIKPDSPKRPSFPEACGLRHLAFKVDDIEAVVAELSAHGVTTEPIRRDTFTGEKMTFFFDPDGLPLELHE, from the coding sequence ATGAAGCTACATACCATCCATCACGTGGCGATTATCGCCACGAACTATGAACAGGCGAAACGGTTCTATGTCGACATCCTCGGATTCGACGTCATCCGCGAACATCATCGACCGGATAAAGGCGACCATAAGATCGACTTGCATCTTGGTGCCAATGAGCTCGAACTGTTCATCAAACCGGATAGCCCGAAGCGACCGAGCTTCCCTGAGGCGTGCGGGCTGCGCCATCTCGCCTTCAAGGTCGACGACATCGAGGCGGTCGTCGCAGAACTGAGTGCGCATGGCGTCACGACGGAACCGATTCGTCGTGACACGTTCACGGGCGAGAAGATGACGTTCTTCTTCGACCCGGACGGTCTGCCGCTCGAATTGCACGAATAA
- the htpG gene encoding molecular chaperone HtpG has protein sequence MTKKQFQAESKRILELMVHSIYTHKDIFLRELISNASDAIDKMYYRALSDEALDFNKDDYFVKVELDKDARTITIRDTGIGMTAEELESNLGIIAKSGSLAMKQATKMEEDHSLIGQFGVGFYSAFMVADRVTVRTRSVDSDQGYLWESEGTDGYTIEPTDKSDVGTEITLHVKADTDDETYSTFLEEYEIRSLIKKHSDFIRYPIKLDVTKHRQKDGSEEYEDYVEEETVNSMVPIWRKRKSELSDEDYKAFYHEKRYGFDEPLKHLHLNVDGTIRYQSILYIPSTVPFDYYTKEFEKGLELYSNGVLIMEKSPDLLPDYFGFVKGMVDSEDLSLNISREMLQQDRQLRVIAKNVKSKIKGMLEKMLRDEREDYEKFFESFGRQIKFGVYDQFGAAKDELKDLLLFHSSNEKKLVTLNEYVARMKEDQKYIYYATGESIHRIDLLPQAERLKEEGFEILYFTEEIDEFAIKMLQSYDDKEFKSIASGDLGLDDAEAKSLNDDNKDLFAFMKQELGDRVKEVRASTRLKSHPVCLTVAGDVSIEMEKILNAMPNGGGMKAEKVLEVNADHAIFQTLQRVYKEDEAKAKQYTDLLYQQALLIEGLPIEDPVAYSNAVCALMAE, from the coding sequence ATGACAAAAAAACAGTTTCAAGCCGAATCGAAACGAATTTTAGAGTTGATGGTCCACTCAATCTATACGCATAAGGACATCTTCCTCCGTGAGCTCATCTCGAACGCGAGTGACGCCATCGACAAGATGTATTACCGCGCCCTCTCGGACGAGGCACTCGACTTCAACAAGGACGACTACTTCGTCAAAGTCGAGCTCGACAAAGACGCCCGGACGATCACCATCCGCGACACAGGAATCGGGATGACGGCGGAAGAACTCGAGTCGAACCTCGGGATCATCGCCAAGAGCGGCTCGCTCGCGATGAAACAGGCAACGAAAATGGAAGAAGACCATAGCCTCATCGGCCAGTTCGGGGTCGGTTTCTACTCAGCGTTCATGGTCGCCGACCGCGTGACGGTACGCACTCGCTCGGTCGACAGCGATCAAGGCTACTTGTGGGAATCAGAAGGCACGGACGGCTATACGATCGAGCCGACGGACAAGTCCGACGTCGGGACCGAAATCACGTTACACGTGAAAGCCGACACGGACGACGAGACGTATTCGACGTTCCTCGAAGAATACGAGATTCGTTCGCTCATCAAGAAACACTCGGATTTCATCCGTTACCCGATCAAGCTCGACGTGACGAAACACCGTCAAAAAGACGGCTCGGAAGAATACGAAGATTACGTCGAAGAAGAGACGGTCAACAGCATGGTGCCGATTTGGCGCAAACGGAAGAGCGAGCTTTCGGACGAGGACTACAAGGCGTTCTATCATGAGAAGCGCTACGGTTTCGACGAGCCGCTCAAGCACCTCCACTTGAACGTCGACGGCACAATCCGGTACCAGTCGATCCTCTACATCCCCTCGACGGTTCCGTTCGACTATTACACGAAAGAGTTCGAGAAAGGGCTCGAGCTGTATTCGAACGGCGTCTTGATCATGGAGAAGTCGCCTGATCTGCTCCCGGACTATTTCGGTTTCGTCAAAGGGATGGTCGACTCGGAAGACTTATCGCTCAACATTTCCCGGGAGATGCTCCAGCAAGACCGCCAGCTACGCGTCATCGCCAAGAACGTGAAGTCGAAAATCAAAGGCATGCTCGAGAAGATGCTCCGTGACGAGCGTGAGGACTACGAGAAGTTCTTCGAATCGTTCGGCCGTCAAATCAAGTTCGGCGTCTACGACCAGTTCGGGGCCGCCAAAGATGAGTTGAAAGACCTGCTCTTGTTCCACTCGTCGAACGAGAAGAAGCTCGTCACGCTCAATGAGTACGTCGCGCGTATGAAAGAAGACCAGAAGTACATCTACTACGCGACAGGTGAATCGATTCACCGCATCGACCTCTTACCGCAAGCGGAACGCTTGAAAGAAGAAGGGTTCGAGATCCTCTACTTCACAGAAGAGATCGACGAGTTCGCCATCAAGATGCTCCAGTCGTATGACGACAAAGAGTTCAAATCGATCGCGAGCGGTGACCTCGGTCTCGATGATGCCGAGGCCAAATCACTGAACGACGACAACAAAGACTTGTTCGCCTTCATGAAGCAGGAACTCGGCGACCGCGTCAAAGAAGTGCGCGCGTCGACACGACTCAAGTCGCACCCGGTCTGCTTGACGGTTGCCGGTGACGTCTCGATCGAGATGGAGAAGATTTTGAACGCGATGCCAAACGGCGGCGGCATGAAAGCCGAGAAAGTACTCGAAGTGAACGCCGACCACGCCATTTTCCAGACGTTACAGCGCGTCTACAAAGAGGACGAGGCGAAGGCGAAACAGTATACCGATTTGCTTTATCAACAAGCGCTCCTCATCGAAGGGCTGCCGATTGAAGACCCGGTCGCCTATTCGAACGCGGTATGTGCGTTGATGGCGGAATAA
- a CDS encoding HNH endonuclease produces the protein MERYQTVVGHLMDGLTHREMDERFLGLDSEKSKGYQSMGILHYLGLKKPFQSLFKGFSLEEMIEELKGQEGFETILAVLSAIDIGEYKALEDLRAEEIEEGKVVYEGREKYYYGKRYERDALNRKRAIEIHGVNCIVCNFNFEAVYGERGRDYIEIHHLKPLSTLNEPMRVDAETDLVPVCSNCHRMIHRRAEQVLLPDQLRKLMNNR, from the coding sequence TTGGAAAGATATCAAACGGTAGTGGGGCATTTGATGGATGGATTAACGCATAGAGAGATGGATGAAAGATTTTTGGGTTTGGACTCTGAAAAATCGAAGGGCTATCAATCTATGGGAATTCTGCATTACTTAGGCTTAAAGAAGCCATTTCAATCATTATTCAAGGGATTTTCATTAGAGGAAATGATTGAAGAGTTAAAGGGCCAAGAAGGCTTTGAAACTATTTTGGCTGTTTTATCAGCTATTGATATAGGCGAATATAAAGCGCTAGAAGATTTAAGGGCGGAAGAAATAGAGGAAGGAAAGGTTGTTTATGAGGGCAGAGAAAAATATTACTATGGGAAAAGGTATGAACGCGATGCCTTGAATCGGAAAAGAGCCATCGAAATTCATGGTGTGAATTGCATCGTATGTAACTTTAATTTTGAAGCGGTATATGGTGAACGTGGCAGAGATTATATTGAAATTCATCATTTGAAACCGTTGAGTACTTTAAATGAGCCTATGAGAGTTGATGCTGAAACAGATTTGGTGCCAGTCTGTTCTAACTGTCATCGGATGATTCACCGTAGAGCTGAACAAGTATTGTTACCAGATCAGCTACGGAAGCTGATGAACAACAGATAA
- the dcm gene encoding DNA (cytosine-5-)-methyltransferase has protein sequence MIKVVELFAGVGGFRIALEGIKDVNAEPTSDKFDVVWGNQWEPATKSQPAFDCYAERFKGRGKHLNEDIALSWMEAGPHHLLVGGFPCQDYSVSRSLKNEQGIQGKKGVLFWEIMNIIEQEKPPYVLLENVDRLMKSPAKQRGRDFSVMLRAFADQGYTVEWRVINAADYGFAQRRRRIFIFATRTDLNHSERARQADPEKWLLESGFFAPAFPVHELTSEKHPGSQFELPKDIVEISDMFSATYRNSGIMSGDQVTTIETLPKREVPKTLGDVVQEVYEQFGPAPEQYYLDTDTIKKSGRNEQEELAYLKGPKKIERTSASGHVYVYAEGGMSYPDSLDLPGRTMLTSEGTCNRSSHVIEDPQTKKLRYLRPEECEGLNGFPYGWTATMTDRKRYFTMGNALVVGLIERMSHRIAEVHEQEDDQNILQEAIQMQLLGTYNNFK, from the coding sequence TTGATTAAAGTAGTTGAGTTATTTGCTGGTGTAGGAGGTTTCCGCATCGCACTTGAAGGAATAAAAGACGTGAATGCCGAGCCTACATCGGACAAATTCGATGTGGTTTGGGGCAATCAATGGGAACCGGCGACGAAGAGTCAACCGGCCTTCGATTGCTACGCGGAACGGTTCAAGGGCCGCGGCAAACATTTGAACGAAGATATTGCCCTGTCATGGATGGAGGCGGGTCCACACCACTTGTTGGTCGGCGGCTTCCCTTGCCAAGACTATAGCGTGTCTCGCAGTCTCAAAAACGAACAAGGGATTCAAGGGAAGAAAGGCGTCTTGTTCTGGGAAATCATGAACATCATCGAACAAGAGAAACCGCCTTACGTGTTGCTCGAGAACGTCGATCGCCTCATGAAGTCGCCTGCCAAGCAACGGGGACGTGACTTCAGCGTCATGCTCCGTGCGTTCGCCGACCAAGGCTATACGGTCGAGTGGCGCGTCATCAATGCCGCCGACTATGGGTTCGCGCAACGCCGTCGCCGTATCTTCATCTTTGCGACCCGGACCGATTTGAATCATTCGGAGCGTGCACGACAAGCCGATCCTGAAAAATGGTTGCTCGAGTCAGGCTTCTTTGCACCGGCGTTCCCGGTCCATGAACTGACGAGCGAGAAACACCCGGGCTCGCAGTTCGAACTGCCGAAAGATATCGTCGAGATTTCTGACATGTTCTCGGCCACATACCGGAACTCGGGAATCATGTCGGGCGACCAGGTGACTACGATCGAGACGTTACCGAAACGAGAAGTGCCGAAGACGCTCGGTGATGTGGTCCAAGAGGTATATGAGCAGTTCGGCCCTGCGCCGGAGCAGTACTACTTGGACACCGATACGATTAAGAAGTCGGGTCGGAACGAGCAGGAAGAGCTCGCGTACTTGAAAGGACCAAAGAAAATCGAGCGGACCTCGGCGAGCGGTCACGTGTACGTGTATGCGGAAGGCGGCATGTCGTATCCGGACTCGCTTGACCTTCCGGGTCGTACGATGTTGACGAGCGAAGGCACTTGTAACCGTTCGAGCCATGTCATCGAGGACCCACAGACGAAGAAGCTTCGTTACTTGCGCCCTGAGGAGTGTGAGGGATTGAACGGATTCCCATACGGTTGGACGGCTACGATGACCGACCGCAAACGTTACTTCACGATGGGGAACGCCCTCGTCGTTGGCTTGATTGAGCGGATGAGCCATCGAATCGCAGAGGTTCACGAGCAAGAGGATGACCAGAACATCTTGCAGGAAGCGATTCAGATGCAGTTGTTGGGTACGTACAATAATTTCAAATAA
- a CDS encoding MutH/Sau3AI family endonuclease — MLEFNSINELLRKTDEIVGKTFGELDTEGYFEKYKHDKGIFGKIVETGFYGYPNNNRAEADFDKLGIELKVSGFVTTKKGLWSAKERISLSQINFHKIVNEDFKFSSLISKNRKILFIWYEYVENGDPREFIIKDYQLYDMTGIEPLIENDYQIIRQTVRDGLAHKLSEGDSVILGAATKGGAGQTQTQPFSEIRAKTRAFSIKNSFIKGVLREHRLNYNVSLPVELTPEEWLWNKFKKYKGITQSELLKQLDPQSSKEKPQYNIGNMIQRRIIGTEFDLEKNELFSKLTYEIKTTPINESYFPIEKPTFKPLQKDEFLDNWDTSDWKTFFEESTFFYLGYLEDSKNKGNGHRKLHCLFKVTFTPEEVDEFSKTYNDIKNAVTFNDVNLLPTATKYPNRSLVVSTKGSGGDKCYHQFMYGEKKVCFMFNKEFIYKKFMEGPIFK; from the coding sequence TTGTTGGAATTCAACTCTATAAATGAACTTTTACGTAAAACAGATGAAATTGTGGGTAAAACATTCGGAGAATTAGACACAGAGGGGTATTTTGAAAAATATAAGCACGACAAAGGTATTTTCGGCAAAATAGTTGAAACCGGCTTTTATGGATACCCTAATAATAATAGAGCGGAGGCCGATTTTGACAAGTTAGGGATAGAACTAAAAGTATCTGGCTTCGTGACTACAAAAAAAGGTCTTTGGTCTGCTAAAGAACGAATTTCTCTATCTCAAATCAATTTCCACAAAATTGTAAATGAAGATTTTAAGTTCAGCTCCTTGATTTCAAAAAACAGAAAAATTTTATTCATTTGGTATGAATATGTAGAAAATGGAGACCCGAGAGAATTTATTATAAAAGACTATCAACTATACGACATGACTGGAATTGAGCCTTTAATAGAAAACGATTATCAAATAATCCGACAAACCGTGAGAGATGGATTGGCACATAAATTATCTGAAGGAGATAGTGTCATCCTAGGCGCCGCAACTAAAGGCGGAGCCGGACAAACTCAAACCCAACCTTTTTCTGAAATTAGAGCAAAAACTCGGGCATTCTCAATTAAAAATTCATTTATAAAAGGAGTTCTTAGAGAACACCGATTAAATTACAACGTCTCCTTACCAGTTGAGCTGACTCCAGAAGAGTGGCTATGGAACAAATTCAAAAAATACAAGGGTATCACTCAAAGCGAGTTACTGAAGCAACTAGATCCACAGTCTTCTAAAGAGAAGCCTCAATACAACATCGGAAATATGATTCAACGACGCATCATCGGTACGGAATTCGATTTGGAAAAGAATGAACTATTTAGTAAGCTAACATATGAGATTAAGACTACCCCAATAAATGAATCTTATTTCCCTATTGAAAAACCTACATTTAAGCCTCTACAAAAAGATGAGTTTCTAGACAATTGGGACACATCCGATTGGAAAACTTTTTTTGAAGAGAGTACGTTTTTTTATTTGGGTTACTTAGAGGATTCGAAGAATAAAGGAAATGGTCATAGAAAGCTACACTGTTTATTCAAAGTCACTTTCACCCCGGAAGAAGTGGATGAGTTCAGTAAAACTTATAATGATATCAAAAATGCTGTCACCTTCAATGATGTAAACTTACTCCCTACCGCCACAAAATATCCTAACAGATCTCTTGTAGTATCTACAAAAGGTTCTGGAGGAGATAAATGCTATCATCAATTTATGTATGGTGAAAAAAAAGTATGCTTTATGTTCAACAAAGAATTTATTTATAAAAAGTTTATGGAAGGACCCATTTTTAAATAG
- a CDS encoding very short patch repair endonuclease — protein sequence MARNVPKASSPAVFKTMSGNRGKDTKMEVKVRKALWAAGYRYRKNNRKLYGTPDISFPGLRVVVFLDSCYWHGCPLHFKLPKTNAEFWRQKIGRNIERDADVTQHYVEEGWIILRFWEHQVNEDFDHVIYTITHFVDMAKVSRHKRSG from the coding sequence ATGGCCAGAAATGTACCGAAAGCATCGAGTCCAGCCGTCTTCAAGACGATGAGCGGAAATCGTGGTAAGGACACCAAAATGGAAGTGAAGGTCCGGAAGGCACTTTGGGCTGCCGGATATCGATATCGGAAGAACAATCGGAAGCTGTATGGGACACCAGACATCTCGTTTCCCGGACTCCGTGTCGTCGTCTTTTTAGACTCCTGCTATTGGCATGGCTGTCCCCTTCACTTCAAACTTCCGAAGACGAACGCGGAGTTTTGGCGACAGAAGATCGGTCGTAACATCGAGCGCGATGCCGACGTCACGCAACATTATGTCGAGGAAGGATGGATCATCTTACGCTTTTGGGAGCATCAGGTCAACGAGGACTTTGATCACGTGATTTATACCATCACTCATTTCGTCGACATGGCCAAGGTCAGTCGCCATAAACGAAGTGGATGA
- a CDS encoding BglII/BstYI family type II restriction endonuclease, translating into MRYRIHSHRFGETILKNDEEFTEIWSEIHGIIQSISDEAIIKKFEEKYAGKNKSLSSTLNDLFKSEFIRRGWASESPIFQDRDYSENVWRLDFAKENISVEVGFNHSGTIAWNLLKPVIASELNHVEKAIQTRIGVIICATQRLQRAGNFDNAIGTYEKYVHHLKPLNTQLTVPIVIIGLEAPETFRIVEHVNEDGKKRGRVEEIYTDLIVDDATETYDEPLFDEDLD; encoded by the coding sequence TTGAGATATCGAATCCATTCACATCGATTTGGCGAGACCATCTTAAAGAACGATGAAGAGTTCACGGAGATTTGGTCGGAGATTCATGGAATCATCCAATCAATCAGTGACGAGGCGATCATCAAGAAATTCGAAGAAAAGTATGCCGGCAAGAACAAAAGTCTTTCCTCGACATTGAATGATTTGTTCAAATCGGAATTTATAAGAAGGGGATGGGCGAGTGAGAGCCCGATCTTCCAGGACCGTGACTATTCGGAGAACGTATGGCGCCTCGACTTTGCCAAAGAAAACATTTCAGTGGAGGTCGGGTTCAATCATTCAGGGACAATCGCATGGAATCTATTGAAACCGGTCATTGCGAGCGAGCTCAACCATGTCGAGAAAGCAATTCAAACACGAATTGGTGTCATTATTTGTGCGACACAGCGACTTCAACGTGCTGGAAACTTCGACAACGCCATAGGTACCTACGAAAAGTACGTTCACCATTTGAAGCCGCTGAACACGCAGTTGACCGTGCCGATTGTCATCATCGGGCTTGAGGCGCCTGAGACGTTCAGAATTGTCGAGCATGTGAATGAAGATGGCAAAAAAAGAGGCCGTGTAGAAGAAATCTACACGGACCTGATTGTCGATGATGCGACGGAGACGTATGATGAACCATTGTTTGATGAGGACCTGGATTAA